From one Humulus lupulus chromosome 8, drHumLupu1.1, whole genome shotgun sequence genomic stretch:
- the LOC133798461 gene encoding actin-depolymerizing factor 2-like, translating to MANAASGMAVDDDCKLKFLELKTKRTYRFIVYKIEEKQKQVMVEKLGEPAQSYEEFSALLPADECRYAVYDFDFLTEENVPKSRIFFIAWSPDTAKVRSKMIYASSKDRFKRELDGIQIELQATDPTEMGIDVIRSRSGKA from the exons ATG GCAAACGCTGCATCAGGAATGGCTGTCGATGATGACTGCAAGCTCAAGTTTCTAGAGTTAAAGACAAAAAGAACTTATCGTTTCATAGTCTATAAGATTGAGGAAAAGCAAAAGCAGGTTATGGTTGAAAAGCTCGGCGAACCAGCTCAGAGCTATGAGGAATTTTCTGCTCTCCTTCCAGCCGATGAATGCCGATACGCTGTTTATGACTTCGATTTTCTCACTGAAGAGAACGTACCAAAGAGCAGGATATTTTTCATTGCATG GTCCCCTGATACAGCAAAGGTGAGAAGCAAGATGATTTATGCTAGCTCTAAGGACAGGTTCAAGAGAGAGTTGGATGGAATTCAGATAGAGTTGCAAGCAACTGACCCTACCGAGATGGGTATTGATGTTATTAGAAGCCGCTCTGGAAAAGCCTGA
- the LOC133798462 gene encoding protein SOSEKI 5-like, with translation MAVSLLKQADISMTQKWQDMKENKSSSNQRSKAWTETKSVKTDKKVPVVYYLSRNNQLDHPHFMVVRLSSPQGLYLKDVISKLSSLRGQGIATMYSWSSKRSYKNGFVWQDLSDNDFIYPCQGHEYVIKGSQLLESSLSFRSFESTVSSNSSSSSSSLISRETGSPVEEHSNVDPAIIIRRKNQSWSSFDGLGEYQVYKPKITKELASKGTNVSTQTDEKVRPRKSRLSEVSGPERNGELESSPKEFEGSRKDQTVENGCECGKTKASTVLMQLITCGSTKIKDSGPIKSKD, from the exons ATGGCGGTTAGCTTACTAAAACAGGCTGACATTTCCATGACACAAAAATGGCAAGATATGAAAGAGAATAAAAGTAGCAGTAACCAAAGAAGTAAAGCTTGGACAGAAACAAAGTCAGTGAAAACAGATAAAAAAGTTCCAGTGGTTTACTATCTTTCAAGGAATAACCAGCTTGACCATCCTCATTTCATGGTGGTCCGTCTCTCTTCGCCCCAAGGACTCTATCTCAAAg ATGTGATAAGTAAGTTGAGTTCTCTTAGAGGTCAAGGCATAGCCACCATGTATTCCTGGTCTTCCAAGAG GAGCTACAAGAACGGGTTTGTATGGCAGGACTTATCCGATAATGATTTCATATATCCATGCCAAGGCCATGAGTACGTTATAAAAGGATCACAACTGCTTGAATCTTCTTTGAGCTTCAGGTCTTTCGAAAGCACAGTCTCATCAAACTCATCATCGTCTTCATCCTCATTAATTTCCCGGGAAACAGGCAGTCCTGTTGAGGAACATTCCAATGTTGATCCAGCCATTATCATCAGAAGAAAAAATCAGTCATGGAGCTCATTTGATGGCCTTGGAGAATACCAAGTCTACAAGCCTAAAATCACCAAAGAACTTGCTTCAAAAGGTACCAACGTCTCTACTCAAACTGATGAGAAGGTCAGGCCAAGAAAATCAAGACTTAGTGAGGTTTCTGGGCCTGAAAGGAATGGTGAGTTGGAGAGCTCCCCAAAGGAGTTTGAAGGGTCTAGGAAGGATCAGACAGTTGAGAATGGTTGTGAATGTGGGAAGACAAAGGCCTCAACGGTTCTGATGCAATTGATCACTTGTGGCTCCACAAAAATCAAAGACTCCGGGCCAATAAAAAGCAAAGACTAA
- the LOC133798459 gene encoding protein ALP1-like has protein sequence MGPIRGLKRKKNLEKKADQNVLVASLGSQMNPRDWWDDFSQRIITGPLSQLNNSMTFESVFKISRKTFNYICSLVKEDMMAKASNFSDMNGKHLSLNDQVAVALRRLSSGESLSSVGESFGMNQSTVAQLTWRFVEAMEERGLHHLCWPSTEAEMEKIKAKFEKIRGLPNCCGAIDTTHIMMTLPTTDPYNDVWLDCEKNCSMILQAIVDPEMRFRDIIAGWPGSFSDAVVLESSGFFKMSEEEVRLNGKKLILQDGTEIREYIVGDAAFPLLPWLLTPYRRRGLPDFQSEFNKRLSATRMVAQRALARLKETWKIIHGVMWKPDKHRLPRIILVCCILHNIVIDMEDDMEDDMPLSHHHDSGYRQLTCESADKSALILREKLSLHLAGKLQPEKKLSVVEDGYL, from the exons ATGGGACCCATTAGAGGGTTAAAGAGGAAGAAGAACCTTGAGAAGAAGGCTGACCAGAATGTCTTGGTTGCGTCCCTGGGTTCCCAAATGAATCCCCGGGATTGGTGGGACGACTTTTCTCAGAGGATTATTACAG GGCCATTATCTCAATTAAACAATTCAATGACATTTGAATCTGTTTTCAAGATTTCAAGGAAGACATTCAACTATATTTGCTCACTTGTAAAGGAAGATATGATGGCTAAGGCATCAAACTTTAGTGATATGAATGGCAAGCATCTGTCTTTAAATGATCAAGTAGCTGTTGCTCTTAGAAGGCTGAGCTCTGGTGAATCGTTATCTAGTGTGGGCGAGTCATTTGGAATGAACCAGTCTACCGTTGCTCAGTTGACTTGGCGATTTGTAGAAGCAATGGAAGAAAGAGGGCTCCACCATCTTTGTTGGCCCTCGACTGAAGCAGAGATGGAAAAGATTAAAGCCAAGTTTGAGAAAATCCGTGGTCTTCCAAATTGTTGTGGTGCAATTGACACCACACACATCATGATGACTCTGCCAACTACTGACCCATATAATGATGTGTGGCTTGACTGTGAGAAAAATTGCAGCATGATCTTGCAGGCAATTGTTGACCCTGAAATGAGATTTCGTGACATAATTGCCGGATGGCCTGGAAGTTTTAGTGATGCCGTAGTCCTCGAAAGCTCAGGGTTTTTCAAAATGTCTGAAGAAGAGGTAAGATTGAATGGGAAGAAGCTTATCCTTCAAGATGGAACCGAGATAAGAGAATATATAGTAGGAGATGCAGCGTTCCCTCTTTTGCCATGGCTGCTTACTCCATACCGTAGACGAGGCCTACCAGATTTTCAGTCCGAGTTTAACAAACGGCTTTCGGCCACACGAATGGTGGCACAGAGGGCATTAGCAAGGTTGAAGGAGACCTGGAAGATAATTCATGGAGTTATGTGGAAGCCTGATAAGCATAGATTGCCGAGAATCATTCTTGTTTGCTGCATACTCCACAACATTGTTATTGATATGGAAGATGACATGGAAGATGACATGCCATTGTCTCACCATCATGATTCAGGCTATCGACAACTAACGTGCGAATCCGCTGATAAGTCTGCCTTGATTCTTAGAGAGAAGCTTTCTCTTCACTTGGCAGGAAAATTGCAACCTGAGAAAAAGCTTTCGGTCGTGGAGGATGGTTATCTTTAA
- the LOC133798460 gene encoding transcription factor bHLH110-like, producing MKNAILPSVSTHYDFGNINYDLQMFSDINPHNSSGFCMEPILNLDNDKQKRVEDYSLPFQPSSLVTYQQAFPDVIDNSSHQQSILLGKKILAPQLEVKDFLAIQKRRKRPTEDNDMLFARSSTWELLGDKRKKRNKVTSNDQEALLSGGMQEHKLLMPAKRSQKLSDKITALQKLVSPYGKTDTASVLQEASLYIKLIQEQIQNLFRMMSSPCDNVRGSQSQNYQQESGKRWLDLRSRGLCLAPISFTKTVALEDPIDKYSRY from the exons ATGAAAAACGCTATTCTTCCATCTGTATCCACACATTATGATTTTG GAAACATTAATTATGATCTCCAGATGTTTAGTGACATTAATCCTCACAACAGTTCTGGGTTTTGCATGGAGCCTATTCTCAACTTAGACAATGACAAACAAAAAAGAGTTGAAGACTATTCCTTACCCTTTCAGCCATCATCCCTTGTTACCTATCAACAAG CTTTTCCAGATGTTATTGATAATAGCTCCCACCAGCAGTCAATCTTGCTTGGCAAGAAGATTTTGGCTCCACAATTAGAAGTG aAGGATTTTCTGGCTATTCAAAAGAGAAGGAAACGGCCAACTGAAGATAATGACATGCTCTTTGCCAGAAGTAGCACTTGGGAGTTGCTTggtgacaaaagaaaaaaaagaaacaaagtgACAAGCAATGACCAAGAAGCATTATTATCAGGAGGAATGCAAGAGCACAAG TTGCTGATGCCTGCAAAGAGGAGCCAAAAGCTCAGTGACAAAATCACTGCTCTTCAAAAGCTGGTTTCCCCCTATGGCAAG ACTGACACTGCCTCAGTTCTTCAAGAGGCTTCCCTTTATATCAAGCTTATTCAGGAGCAAATTCAG AACCTTTTTAGGATGATGAGTAGCCCATGCGACAATGTTAGAGGCTCTCAATCACAG AACTATCAACAGGAAAGTGGGAAAAGATGGCTAGACCTGCGAAGTAGAGGGCTTTGTTTGGCTCCGATCTCATTTACTAAGACAGTGGCGTTGGAAGATCCAATTGATAAATATTCACGCTATTAG
- the LOC133798463 gene encoding phragmoplastin interacting protein 1 — MVLSNKKLKQQLRAELAESLAASLAKPDSNNDGSANPNRGNHLQPQPQPLKVLLDSATQRTRLSKREKRRKTLSLLGPMAVNCDGSEENKRGGGGGGEEEIKESGSEGLGDKKKKRKREINADEKDGILGSEENGVDKSNEKKSNNKKKKKNKKKNKNKANANAKEEEEKETENVKMVMETNMMNDSQTNGNVTTKVYVGGIPYYSTEDDIRSYFEGCGTITEIDCMTFPESGKFRGIAIISFKTEAASKRALALDGADMGGLFLTIQPYKTNRTNKSSNFPPQFVEGYNRIYVGNLSWDITEDKLRNFFSDCKISSVRFGVDKETGEFRGYAHVDFVDNLSLALALKLDQKHVCGRPVKISCAVPLKKAAGTEYSRPVPTTTETTNSRTVSIAAETTGSRTVLKTTETTESNTGVPTVSTGKMKRRTCYECGEKGHISSDCPKKQAADSTKATTD; from the exons ATGGTTTTATCGAACAAAAAGCTGAAGCAACAGCTCAGAGCTGAGCTAGCGGAGTCTTTAGCAGCATCGTTAGCGAAACCCGATTCCAACAACGATGGCTCCGCAAACCCAAACCGGGGTAATCATttgcagcctcagcctcagcctctaaAAGTTCTTTTGGACTCGGCTACTCAAAGAACGAGATTGTCCAAACGCGAAAAACGCAGAAAAACCCTCTCTTTACTAGGTCCCATGGCGGTAAACTGCGATGGTTCTGAAGAAAATaagagaggaggaggaggaggaggagaagaagaaattAAGGAAAGTGGGTCAGAGGGTTTGGGtgataagaagaagaaaaggaagagaGAAATAAATGCAGATGAGAAAGATGGAATTTTGGGGTCAGAGGAAAATGGGGTTGATAAATcgaatgagaagaaaagcaataacaagaagaagaaaaagaataaaaagaagaataagaacaaGGCCAATGCCAATGCCAAGGAAGAGGAAGAGAAAGAGACCGAGAACGTGAAAATGGTCATGGAGACGAATATGATGAATGATAG TCAAACAAATGGAAATGTTACTACAAAGGTTTATGTTGGAGGAATTCCTTACTACTCAACTGAGGATGACATTCGAAGTTATTTTGAAGGCTGTGGCACAATAACCGAAATCGATTGTATGACATTTCCAGAGAGCGGAAAATTTAGAGGAATCGCCATTATCAGCTTTAAG ACTGAAGCTGCATCTAAACGTGCCTTGGCTCTTGATGGAGCTGACAT GGGTGGACTCTTTTTGACTATCCAGCCATACAAAACAAATCGAACCAACAAATCATCCAATTTTCCTCCACAATTTGTAGAGGGTTACAATAGAATCTATGTTGGTAATTTGTCATGGGACATCACTGAGGACAAACTAAGGAATTTTTTCTCAGACTGCAAAATATCATCTGTACGATTTGGTGTGGACAAGGAAACAGGTGAATTCCGAGGTTATGCTCATGTGGATTTCGTTGACAATCTTTCTTTGGCATTGGCATTGAAGTTGGATCAGAAGCATGTTTGTGGAAGACCTGTGAAAATAAGTTGTGCAGTCCCCTTGAAGAAAGCAGCAGGGACGGAGTACTCAAGACCTGTTCCTACAACTACAGAGACTACTAATTCAAGAACTGTTTCGATAGCTGCAGAAACTACTGGTTCAAGAACTGTTCTGAAAACCACAGAAACTACAGAATCAAATACTGGAGTGCCCACTGTTAGTACGGGTAAGATGAAGAGAAGGACATGTTATGAATGTGGTGAGAAGGGCCATATTTCTTCCGACTGTCCAAAGAAGCAAGCAGCCGATTCAACGAAAGCCACCACAGATTAA